In Desulfovermiculus halophilus DSM 18834, one DNA window encodes the following:
- the cphA gene encoding cyanophycin synthetase — MHILEHRALRGPNYYSRYLTIFMRLDIGDLEDRPSDQVPGIAERLQKLLPGIYEHRCSVGERGGFLQRVHRGTYAGHMVEHVAIELQNIIGFSVGYGKAVDTNDRGIYVVLYRYRDEACGLAAGREAVQIVDSLYRGQDVDMVAVVDRLKEVRDANMLGPSTASIVKAALARDIPYYRLSEETSYIQLGQGVLQQRFQTTVTWKTGIIGHTIADDKDWTKQILRDAGIPVPQGWVCYTYDEAVEVAATVGYPVVTKPLSGNHGRGITTNICNEAELRQGFEAALHHHESVVVETSIKGEDHRLLVIDGKLVAAARRRPAHVQGDGRSTLKELIDKENADPRRGVGHENLLTQIHIDEQTERLVEQAGLRFDSVIPKDEIVWLKTTANISTGGTATDLTDDVHPEVKYAAERMGRLIGLDIIGIDLLAETLTKPLEQQSAGVVEVNAGPGFRMHLSPTHGQGRPVGEAVVDMLFPDGGDGRIPITAITGTNGKTTTTRLTAHMLRQAGRQVGMACTGTIEIDNHIIMRGDYSGPLAAQTVLREPTVDHAVLEVARGGIMRRGLGFDACDVGVLLNIASDHLGERDIHTLDELARCKTVVVDAVKPEGFCVLNADDERVMDQGTYWSRGRIIYFTMDPDRPALREHVAAHGIVFTVKDGWIVMCQGQVEAQVIEVNDVPIGFEGHAPFNIQNAMAAAAVGHAHGLSLGDIRMGLATFHPTPGQLPGRTNLIEADGIRCLIDYGHNVPALQALEPLVRGLGTQGRIGVASAPGNRRDEDLIELGKQLGSMLDALFVCESDPRGRQPGQAAELIRGGASKAETECQARVIMDEYEAVGLAMDKACEGDLLLLLIDDIQGTIQRLKGRSFRTEAPITS; from the coding sequence GTGCACATATTGGAACATCGGGCCCTGCGGGGACCCAATTATTACAGCCGGTATTTAACAATATTCATGCGCCTGGATATCGGCGATCTTGAAGACCGGCCAAGCGATCAGGTCCCGGGAATAGCAGAACGGCTGCAAAAACTTCTGCCCGGAATCTATGAGCACCGCTGCTCAGTGGGTGAGCGGGGCGGATTTTTGCAGCGGGTCCATCGCGGGACCTATGCCGGACACATGGTTGAACATGTGGCCATAGAGCTGCAGAACATAATCGGCTTTTCAGTGGGCTACGGCAAGGCGGTGGACACCAATGACCGCGGTATTTACGTGGTCCTGTACCGTTACCGCGACGAGGCCTGCGGCCTGGCCGCTGGCCGTGAGGCTGTTCAGATCGTGGACTCCCTCTACCGGGGTCAGGATGTGGATATGGTCGCTGTTGTCGACAGGCTCAAGGAAGTCCGGGATGCGAACATGCTCGGACCATCCACAGCCTCCATTGTAAAGGCCGCCTTGGCCAGGGACATTCCGTATTACCGGCTGTCTGAGGAAACCAGTTATATCCAGCTCGGCCAGGGAGTGCTTCAGCAGCGGTTTCAGACCACAGTGACCTGGAAGACCGGGATCATCGGACACACCATTGCCGACGACAAGGACTGGACCAAGCAGATCCTCAGGGACGCGGGCATTCCTGTCCCCCAGGGGTGGGTCTGCTATACTTATGATGAGGCGGTGGAGGTTGCTGCAACAGTAGGGTATCCGGTGGTGACCAAACCGCTCAGCGGCAATCACGGACGCGGGATCACGACCAATATATGCAATGAAGCTGAACTGCGCCAGGGATTCGAGGCCGCCCTGCACCACCATGAGTCAGTGGTGGTGGAGACCTCTATCAAGGGCGAGGACCACCGCCTGCTGGTCATTGACGGCAAGCTGGTGGCAGCAGCCCGGCGGCGCCCGGCCCATGTCCAGGGCGACGGCCGGTCTACGCTCAAGGAACTGATCGACAAGGAGAACGCGGACCCGCGCCGGGGAGTGGGGCATGAAAACCTGCTGACCCAGATCCACATCGACGAGCAGACCGAGAGGCTGGTGGAGCAGGCCGGGCTGAGGTTTGACAGCGTGATCCCCAAGGACGAGATCGTATGGCTGAAAACCACGGCCAATATATCCACCGGGGGAACGGCCACTGACTTGACCGATGACGTGCATCCGGAAGTGAAATACGCGGCCGAGCGCATGGGTCGGCTGATAGGACTGGACATCATTGGTATCGATCTGTTGGCCGAGACCCTGACCAAGCCTCTGGAGCAGCAGTCCGCCGGGGTGGTCGAGGTCAATGCCGGGCCCGGCTTCCGCATGCACCTCTCGCCCACACACGGCCAGGGGCGGCCGGTGGGCGAGGCAGTGGTGGATATGCTCTTTCCGGATGGCGGAGACGGCCGGATCCCGATCACGGCCATCACCGGGACCAACGGCAAGACCACGACCACCCGATTGACCGCGCACATGCTGCGTCAGGCCGGGCGGCAGGTGGGCATGGCCTGTACAGGGACCATTGAGATCGACAATCACATCATCATGCGCGGCGATTACAGCGGACCCCTGGCCGCCCAGACCGTGCTTAGGGAACCAACCGTGGATCATGCGGTGCTGGAAGTCGCCCGGGGCGGCATCATGCGCCGGGGACTGGGGTTCGATGCCTGCGACGTTGGCGTGTTGCTGAATATTGCCAGCGATCATCTGGGGGAACGGGATATCCACACCCTGGACGAGCTCGCCCGCTGCAAGACAGTGGTTGTGGATGCGGTCAAGCCCGAGGGGTTCTGCGTTCTCAATGCAGACGATGAGCGGGTCATGGACCAGGGCACGTACTGGTCCAGGGGGCGGATCATCTATTTTACAATGGATCCGGACAGGCCAGCTCTGCGGGAACATGTGGCTGCCCACGGCATTGTGTTCACTGTCAAAGACGGCTGGATCGTCATGTGCCAGGGCCAGGTGGAGGCCCAGGTGATTGAGGTCAACGACGTGCCCATCGGCTTTGAAGGGCATGCACCATTTAACATCCAGAACGCCATGGCCGCCGCGGCAGTAGGCCATGCCCACGGGCTGAGCCTTGGCGATATCCGTATGGGGCTGGCCACCTTCCATCCCACACCGGGCCAGCTGCCGGGGCGTACCAACCTGATAGAAGCCGACGGCATCCGCTGCCTGATCGATTATGGCCACAACGTACCGGCCCTGCAAGCACTTGAGCCTCTGGTCCGTGGACTGGGAACGCAGGGGCGTATCGGTGTGGCCAGCGCGCCCGGCAATCGAAGGGATGAGGATCTGATCGAGCTGGGGAAACAGCTCGGAAGCATGCTGGATGCACTCTTTGTCTGTGAGTCAGATCCGCGGGGACGCCAGCCTGGCCAAGCGGCGGAATTGATCCGAGGCGGAGCGTCCAAGGCTGAAACAGAGTGTCAGGCCCGGGTGATCATGGATGAGTATGAGGCTGTTGGATTGGCAATGGATAAGGCCTGTGAAGGGGATCTCCTTCTTTTGCTCATAGACGACATCCAGGGCACCATTCAGCGTCTCAAGGGACGCAGCTTCCGCACCGAGGCCCCGATCACTTCGTAA
- a CDS encoding discoidin domain-containing protein, with protein sequence MRRYLALLAIPVLFLASSGSHAASVQLSWDKVNDSRVEGYNIYYGPSGTSYTVQEDQTVTDRDQTTCTISGLEEGQIYGFTATSFDADGNESDFSSHVYYNVPESADDQDSLDSDGDGLTDSEEETHGTDPDTADTDGDGLTDGEEVNTYDTDPTSADTDGDGTEDGEEVSQGSDPLQADSDIELVPQAQMRILSTDSEETAREDGAVANAIDGDEYTFWHTEWSDAEPDYPHEVVIDLGGTYDVSGLRYLPRQDGSENGMIADYEIFVTSDRSNWGDPVQTGTWTAAAEQSQTTFENKVGRYVKLVGLSEVNGNPWASAAEITLLGTEAEEDTSSDTGDSSDSNDDSTTEGSSGDTISQSELSVLSVDSQEVNGEDGAARNAVDGNEDTFWHTEWDYSEPDYPHQIVIDLGSAQEVVGLQYLPRQDGSENGMIKDYEVYVSQDGYTWGSPVSSGSWQAGEDEKQITFSGKTGQYVKLVGLSEVNGNPWASAAEITVLSAGSGTDDGFDESGDTTSPDDSSDEESGSAEVVPQDELRVLSADSEETYGEDGAARNAADGNEDTFWHTEWDYAEPDYPHEIILDLGSSREVVGLHYLPRQDGYENGMIKDYEIYVSQDGYTWGSPVSSGSWQAGENEKQVTFSGKTGQYVKLVGLSEVNGNPWASAAEVGIVARDVY encoded by the coding sequence ATGAGGCGCTACCTTGCGCTACTCGCTATTCCGGTCCTTTTCCTTGCTTCATCAGGGAGCCATGCCGCATCTGTGCAGCTCTCCTGGGACAAGGTCAATGACAGCAGAGTCGAAGGCTACAATATCTATTACGGTCCCTCGGGAACTTCCTATACGGTCCAGGAGGATCAGACGGTTACCGACCGGGATCAGACAACATGCACGATATCCGGGCTGGAAGAAGGTCAAATCTACGGATTCACGGCCACCAGCTTTGATGCTGACGGAAACGAGAGTGATTTTTCCAGCCATGTATACTACAATGTCCCGGAATCAGCAGATGATCAGGACAGCCTGGACTCGGACGGAGACGGGCTCACGGATTCCGAGGAGGAAACGCACGGGACGGATCCCGATACTGCGGATACAGATGGGGACGGCCTGACTGACGGCGAAGAAGTGAACACATATGACACCGACCCAACCTCAGCAGATACGGATGGGGACGGCACCGAGGACGGCGAAGAAGTATCTCAGGGATCAGACCCACTCCAGGCCGACTCGGACATCGAGCTGGTTCCCCAGGCCCAAATGCGCATCCTATCCACCGACAGCGAAGAAACAGCCCGCGAGGACGGGGCCGTGGCCAATGCCATAGATGGGGATGAGTACACCTTCTGGCATACAGAATGGTCCGATGCCGAACCGGACTATCCCCATGAGGTTGTTATCGACCTCGGGGGCACATACGATGTTTCTGGTCTGCGCTATCTTCCCCGCCAGGATGGAAGCGAAAACGGCATGATCGCCGACTACGAAATCTTTGTGACTTCGGACCGGTCCAATTGGGGCGATCCTGTACAGACTGGGACCTGGACTGCGGCCGCTGAACAAAGCCAAACGACTTTTGAGAACAAGGTGGGCCGTTACGTCAAACTGGTTGGCCTCTCGGAGGTCAACGGCAATCCCTGGGCCAGCGCTGCGGAGATCACTCTCCTGGGAACCGAGGCAGAAGAAGATACATCCTCAGATACCGGGGACAGCTCTGACTCAAATGATGATTCAACGACTGAGGGTTCGTCCGGAGACACCATATCCCAGTCCGAGCTGAGCGTTCTTTCCGTGGACAGCCAGGAAGTCAACGGCGAGGACGGGGCGGCCAGGAACGCCGTGGACGGAAATGAAGATACCTTCTGGCATACAGAATGGGACTACTCCGAGCCGGATTACCCCCATCAGATCGTCATCGATCTGGGGTCCGCACAGGAAGTCGTGGGACTCCAGTATCTGCCCAGGCAGGACGGTTCTGAGAACGGGATGATCAAGGACTATGAGGTCTACGTCAGCCAGGACGGCTACACCTGGGGCAGCCCGGTAAGCAGCGGTTCCTGGCAGGCCGGAGAAGATGAAAAACAGATTACCTTTTCCGGGAAGACCGGGCAGTACGTTAAGCTTGTCGGCCTCTCGGAGGTCAACGGCAATCCCTGGGCCAGCGCTGCGGAAATTACCGTTCTCAGCGCGGGCTCTGGTACTGACGACGGGTTTGATGAGTCTGGGGATACAACCTCCCCTGATGACAGCTCAGATGAGGAAAGCGGTTCTGCCGAAGTGGTTCCGCAGGATGAACTCCGTGTTCTCTCGGCAGACAGCGAGGAAACATACGGGGAGGACGGAGCGGCCAGAAACGCAGCTGACGGAAATGAGGATACCTTCTGGCATACAGAATGGGACTACGCCGAACCGGACTATCCGCATGAAATCATCCTCGATCTGGGCTCATCCCGGGAAGTTGTTGGCCTGCACTACCTGCCCCGGCAGGACGGCTATGAGAACGGGATGATCAAGGACTATGAGATCTACGTCAGCCAGGACGGCTACACCTGGGGCAGCCCAGTGAGCAGCGGTTCCTGGCAAGCCGGAGAAAATGAAAAACAGGTCACCTTTTCCGGGAAGACCGGGCAGTACGTTAAGCTGGTCGGCCTCTCGGAAGTCAACGGCAATCCCTGGGCCAGCGCTGCTGAGGTAGGAATTGTCGCACGTGATGTGTACTAA